A portion of the Malania oleifera isolate guangnan ecotype guangnan chromosome 3, ASM2987363v1, whole genome shotgun sequence genome contains these proteins:
- the LOC131152298 gene encoding uncharacterized protein LOC131152298 has product MGLVVVISLPLILFCLMLGFGCYFLGKARGRQDLRTNAQVYGMPTPPTGCPAAAAAAPAAFPSKPDYSANV; this is encoded by the coding sequence ATGGGTTTGGTCGTGGTGATCTCTCTGCCTTTGATTCTGTTCTGCCTCATGCTTGGCTTCGGCTGCTACTTTCTGGGAAAGGCCAGAGGAAGGCAAGATCTGCGCACCAATGCTCAGGTCTACGGCATGCCGACACCACCAACCGGCTGCCCTGCGGCTGCTGCTGCTGCGCCCGCAGCATTCCCTTCCAAACCAGACTACTCTGCCAATGTTTGA